GGGCCGTGCGCTCCCCGTCGGCCCCACCGGCCAGCGCCTCGCCGACCCCCGCCAGAAGCAGTTCCTCGGCGCGGTCCTCGTCGAGCTGCTGCTCGCCGCAGGCTACCCGCCCGGGGCCTACCACCTGGCCCTCGGCTTCGCCATCCCCAACACCGAGATCGTCCGCGAGGGCGAGTCCTCTGAGAAGATGGTCGTCTCCCCCGAGACCCGCGACGCGCTCAAGGAACACCTGCGCGGGGCCAGCTGGAATATCGAGCGGGTGGACGCGCGCGGGGCCAGCCAGCGCTGGAGCCTCACCATCGGCCAACTGGTCCCCCAGGCCCAGTCGATCGGCACCTTTGTGTGTTGGTCCAAGGCCCCCAATGGCAAGAACGTCACACCCTACGACGCGGTTACGGTGCTCGACATCGGCGGCGGCGACATCCACCAGTCCGACATCGCGATCAAGCCCTACCGCCTCTCGACGGCCCGGATCGCCGACGGCACGATCGATATCGCGCGCGGTCTCAAGACCATGCTGCCCCGCGCGGCGCTCAATGATGTCACTGCCCAGCACGCACTCGTCACCCGCCGGGCGCTGATCGCCGGGAAGATGCAGGATATCTCCGCTGAGGTCCAGGAGTGCATCGCGCTCTACGGGCAGGACATGATCGCCCAGCTGCTGCCGGTGATGCAGCAGACCCGACGATTTGTCCTCTTCACCGGCGGCGGCACCATCTTGCTGAACGGCCTGCTCAGCCAGCGGCTCAAGACGGCGGGCAAGATCGCCGGGCAGGACTACACCATCGTCACACCGGAGTACGCCGCCTACCTCAACGCCATCGGGGCGCTGTTTGGCGTGCTGTTCGCCGCATCCGGCACACGGCGGTAGGCCATGACCACAACAAAGAGCACGCGTATGACCGAGGAGGAGGTGCGCTTCCTCCAGCAGCTGCTGCCGCACTTCCCCGAGTGCCGCTCGGAGGCGCAGCTGATGTACCAGGCCACCATGCTGGGCCTGTGGATGCTGGCGGTGGAGGCCCAGCGCCCAGGGCTGGTTCCCTTCGGCGGCTACACGCCCGCCGACCTGGCCGCGCTCCTGCGCCCGCGCATCCTGCCCGCGCTGGACTTCTTGACCACCCACCGCCAGCTCCCAGCGCTCTTTCCTCACGGGCTTCCCCCGATGGAGTCAAACATCGTTGAGGAGGTGGTGGAGACACCAGCGGAGCCGCCCATCGATCCCGAGGTCGCTAGCGACATGGAGGAGCTGGGCACCGGATTCATGGACTGAAAACCAAGACACAACGAGGCCGAAGGCGCTCGCGCCTTCGGCCTCGTTGTGTCTTGGTGCGCCCACCGCTAGGGCACATACGTTTGTCACACGTCCCATGTGAGCTCGTGACACGACATAAAACGCACCCACAACCGCAACATGCTAAGTGTATTGAGGCATGACATGCCTGTGTGTACTCAAAAGGTGAAACATCTTCGAGAAGATCTCAATGTTCTCCAGTAAATACGCATTGACATGTTCCAGATCCACCTATACAATAGGCTCTATTAGTCGTGTCTTGAGGAGATATGGCGTGGGAAGAATCATTTCCAAAGTGAAACAGGCGCGCTTAGCCTACCAAGTGCGACTTGGCCGCACCGTATCGATCCAAGAGGTCGCGGATCAACTCGGTGTCACACGCGCCTATCTCAGTAACATTGAGAATGGCAAAGCGTGGCCAAATGAGCCAACCTTGACCGGGCTCTGCAACATCTATGGTATTAGCGTCGGGGAACTTCTGGTCTACCAAGAAGATGAACGAGAAACTCGAATAGCCTCATAAAAAGTGAGGCCGCGCATTCCAATCACCATTTTAAGGGAAAGGACATGCACGGCAGACCTTGCAGAGGATCTGGTTGTAACTACATGTCACAAACAAAACCAATGTAGCGCAAGCTCACAGAGGATATTTTAACTTGTGCAAATTGTAGCAGTAGTTGCCCTCCTCTGCAAGGTCTGTCTTCCCCCCTTTCGTCCTAATCTTTGAATGCGTGTGCCGCTTTAAAGGACACACGATGACCGTCCCATCAGGTGCCGCAGCACCTTCTTTGGCATGCCCTCCATCACGACGATATCTGTTGATCCCGCTGGATTTGCTGATCGCCTTCGGCGACCGGCCAACCGCCATCGGGGTCTACGCCGGGATCGCCCGGCTCAACCACATCCACAAACGCGCCGTGGCGCTCTCGCGCGCCGACCTCGCGCGCTGGGACGGGACCGCCACGCGCTCCGGCACCATCCAGCGCGCCGTGGCGGATCTGACCGAGGCTGGATGGCTCATCCGCCAAACCGAGCCAGGGCAGAAGCTCCAGCTGCTGGCCACCTGGGGGCGCGGGCGCAACGCCCAGCCCCGCCCCCTGCGCTTCACCCGCCCCGACCGAGGGCGGCCTGCGCAGCTGCGCACCATCGCGCTTCCCACCGACGTGTTTGACCACTACCTCGGTCGCCTGACCCCGAACACGGAGGACGCCGCTACCGTCGAGCGCTACATGGATCGCCCACTGCTCAGCTTCGCGGACATCGGCGCGCTCGCGCTCGCACGGGTCACGTCCATCCCGCCCACCCCTGCGCTTGCCCAACTCGGCCTGGCTTCTGCCCCCGGCGATGACCTACCCCTGCTCCCTCTCACCGACCTGCTCCAGCAGATCGACGATGGCGCGCATGCGCCCGTGCAGCTCACCCCGAGCGGCGCGGCGCATCTGCGCAGGCTGCGGGGCACGGGCGCATTTGCGGCCCAGGGTGGACCACATGGTGGGCCAGGGGGTGGACCACATGGTGGACCGCATGCAGACCATGCCAAAACGGCTGCAGAATGCGCCAAAACACCCCGCGCGACCCCTCCGTTTGCGGCATGGGATACATGGGAGAATAAATTAATACATGATCTCCCGTCAGAAGATTTTCTTGGGGCGACGGCGGTTTTTTCTGATCTACATAATGAAGCCCCCCCGGAGGTGCATCCGCACACGCCAAGCCCCCTCACCACAGCCGAGCCATCCCAACAACCCGACCATCATGCCGCCGATTGTGAAGAAAATCACAGCATTGCGCTCGACCCGCTGCTCATGGGCTGGCACAAGGCATTGAATCCAGCTCGTACCATCAGGGCGGCGGAGTGGTTCGCACTGCTGGATCTTCAGGAGCGCTACGGCGCGGATTTGCTGCGGTCGTGGATGTTCCGGGCAACCAACGCCGGGCGCACCGAGGTGCTACCGCGCTACTACGCGGCTTGCGCGGCCTCAGAGGCGTGTGCAGGCCTGTCGTCGGGGAAGGAGATTCGGCCCTCCGCGACTTCTCGTCGTCCGCAGGCCGCCCCGGTGGCCCCCGCGCCCACGCGAGCGGCTGCTCCGCCGGTGGCCCCGCTGCCGGTGCTGGACGCGGCCCGCGCCCAGGCGGTGCGCGCGCTGGCCGAGGCCTGCGGGCAGCCGATCCGCTGCCCGTACAAGCTGGCCGCCGCGCCGCTGGACCTGCTGGCGCGCTGGCAGGCGATCGCGGCCCACCCCGGCCTGCTGGCCACGTGGCAGATGGGCTGGGTGGTGGCGGAGGTAGCCAAGGGCAGTGAGCCGCCGCCCCTCTCCGAGCTGAACCGATGGGCCGAGGCGAAGGGGCTACACTGGGCGGACCCGCGCATGGCCCCATGGGCCGAGCGCGACCCGTGGGCGCTGCTGGCAGCGCAGGAGTCCGCCCCGGCGGGGCCGGAGAACACGAGCGCAGCGCGGGA
This Chloroflexia bacterium SDU3-3 DNA region includes the following protein-coding sequences:
- a CDS encoding helix-turn-helix domain-containing protein; this encodes MFSSKYALTCSRSTYTIGSISRVLRRYGVGRIISKVKQARLAYQVRLGRTVSIQEVADQLGVTRAYLSNIENGKAWPNEPTLTGLCNIYGISVGELLVYQEDERETRIAS